A part of Cotesia glomerata isolate CgM1 linkage group LG4, MPM_Cglom_v2.3, whole genome shotgun sequence genomic DNA contains:
- the LOC123264136 gene encoding uncharacterized protein LOC123264136 encodes MPRKCSRSRRSTENVQISRRKKRTPTFNPKTTETDESSFSASAKKFKMQKEILVSRDPSIEYRILNFITVFGAISEYVQCRSCKGNIKFETASTRGLGFKIVVLCDKCENRVINSSPFVKHSYELNRRFIFVMRILGLGLKGAAKFCGLMDMPAFLTQNTYDLIIENIHSCVKVAAEKLFEKACTEEKEATAGNQGDQNDGELTVSGDGTWKKRGYSSLSLLHIMSALGLSLGTAAHDYAQKEDAERVMISDARALGSTREERMARRQHQLDLLEAKDPTQGPSYGPGIDDTI; translated from the exons ATGCCTCGTAAATGTTCGAGATCTCGTAGAAGTACCGAAAATGTCCAAATATCTAGAAGAAAGAAGAGAACACCGACTTTTAATCCAAAGACTACTGAAACGGATGAAAGTAGTTTTAGTGCGTCtgctaaaaaattcaaaatgcaGAAAGAGATTTTAGTTTCACGTGATCCTTCGATTgaatatagaattttaaacttcATTACAGTATTTGGTGCGATAAGTGAATATGTGCAATGTAGGTCTTGTAAgggaaacataaaatttgaaactgCTTCTACCCGTGGACTAGGTTTTAAAATCGTTGTACTGTGTGATAAGTGTGAGAATCGTGTGATAAACTCCAGCCCTTTTGTCAAGCATTCTTACGAATTAAACAGAAGATTTATATTTGTGATGAGAATTCTGGGACTAGGATTAAAAGGTGCAGCTAAATTTTGTGGCTTGATGGATATGCCTgcttttttaacacaaaacaCTTATGACTTGATTATTGAGAACATTCATTCTTGTGTGAAAGTAGCAGCTGAAAAACTGTTTGAAAAAGCCTGTACCGAGGAAAAAGAAGCGACTGCTGGAAACCAAGGTGACCAAAATGATGGAGAATTAACAGTTTCGGGTGACGGAACCTGGAAGAAGCGAGGGTATTCTTCTTT ATCATTGTTACACATTATGAGTGCATTAGGGCTTTCATTAGGCACCGCAGCTCATGATTATGCTCAGAAAGAGGACGCAGAGCGTGTGATGATCTCCGACGCGAGAGCGCTAGGGAGCACGCGCGAAGAAAGAATGGCTCGACGACAACACCAGCTGGACTTACTGGAAGCTAAGGATCCTACACAAGGTCCCTCTTATGGCCCAGGAATCGATGATACCat ataa